The nucleotide sequence GTCAAGAACTTTATTAATCCATGTATCAATAGGAAATGCCTCAAAATGACCCAAGCTGAAAAGACAGATGCAATCAGCAACTTTAGGGCCAATACCCGGAAGCTCCATAAGTTTTTTCTTTGCTTGTGGATACGAAAGTTGTTCAAGCTCTTTAATCCTCTGGGCGGTAATGGTCAAGGAGAGATTGCGAATATATTTTTCACGATATCCTAATCTTATGGGAGAGAGATCCGCATGAGCAATTTGGGCAGGTGAAGGAAAGGAAAACACCTCCACACCAACTATGGTCTTCTTAGTCCCACAAGTTGTACAGAGGTCATCCACGTTTTTCATAATGCGTTTAATATTGTTATTTGATGAGATGATGAAGGAAATCATACAAGACCACACGTCTTGTTTAAAAAGTCGCATGCCTCGCAAGTTTGTGATTGCAGCGCTGAGGATATCATCACAGCAAATAGTATCTACAATCAAAGAGTAGTTTTGGTTAAGACCAAGAAATGTTGTAATGTACTCTTCATCAACTCCTTCATAATGCAGTGTTGATCCCTCTTGTTCAACATAAAAAACGTGAGGGCCATCTTTGAGAAGATATCCTTTACCAAGCGGAGTCCACTGATGAAACTGTCCGTTGGTAAGTGATCTCTCAAGATGAAAATCCTCTACGGTAAGTGAATTCATCAATCTTGAATATATTCTTCACCTGTTTCTATGCATTTCAGGCAACGTTTCATTTCACGTCGCATATACTCTCTATGATCATCAAAAGAGATGAGCTTGTTCTCTTCAATCCACTGCATGATCTCTTCAGGGTCTTTTGAACCCATCCACATCTCAATATCATTCTTATACCAGCCCTTCTCATCTTTGTAATGACAAAAAGCAACTTCTACTTCGCCAGTTTTACGATTAGGTCGAATAAGAAAATATCCTACGGGGTCAAGTTTAAGCACCATGGCTACAAGTCCACGAATCCTTGTTTATATTGTTTATGCATTCTCTTCACGCATGCTTTTGAAAGGTTGGGAGTGCTACGTTCCTAAGATACTCTGTAAACTCTTCAACAAGGCCAACATCACACACTGTTTCAATCTTACCTGTGCTTTGAAGGTGCAAGTTCAAAGGTCGAAGAAGTCCTTTGTGGAGATGATGATAAACAGGATCCTTAATGTACGCATTAACACGTTGTATGAACGCGTTAAATTCACTTGCAAATTCTTCAGTTCGCAGCCTGCGATAATTGCTAGAACTAAGCTCTTTAATGCGCTCTGCATAGGGATGAACTTTTTCAAGGTTATCCCACGTTCTCTCATAGAACGTCTTGTAGAATGCGTAATCATTGTTCCAACCATCCATATCCCAACAACAGGTAATGTCCCTTGCAGTAGCATCAATTACTGCATCACATCCAAGACTATCCGAGACGATCTTACTTGCACGATCCGCGTGAATTACTCCGCGAGGAACCTTTGAAGACACAGTGTTATGCACGTATGTTGCTAAAAGCTTTCTTACTGCATAAACCCTGTCTCGCAGTTCTACTTGTGTGAGGGGGTTGATAAGGGAAAAAATAAGTGTGCGGATGAAACTTCCTCCATTACGCTCATCGTAAAGTGAATCCGCATGACCAAAAGCAGCTTCAAAACTCCTCTGGTTCATCATTAAAACATTATTCTCCTTTACTTCTTTGATCACTCTTCCCGCACTATTCTTGAGAGTAAGATACCCGTTACGATTAAACCTCTGCATATCTTCAATCATAAGATCAAGTGCGTTGAGATCCCATACGAAATCAGCTTGTCTTGCTTCAAATTCTGTTGCAAGAGCGCGATAATTGTAAAAAGCTACAAGATCGCCTGCAACTTCCATAACTTGGGCGTGAGGTTGTTCTTCAAATATTCGCTGATAGCCTCTTCTTTGAGTATTTGCGTGCGAGAGCGCTTTTTTGGCTTGTGGATGATCTCGAACATCGCATTCAAGCTCGGGTATGAATGTGATGGGTTTACCAAGATCTTTGCTCAACTCACGCATATCTTCTCCAATTTCTCTTGGACCTACGACGTAGATGTTAAATCCCTGTTCAAGCGCGCATAACGCTGCATGCTCGCTTCCTGTAAGATGGCCAACAACAGGTGCTCTGTGCTTAGAAAAATCATAACTTGAGCGTGTGATGTGTCTGCAACCCTTGAGAGTTTGTAGCGAGCGTCCTGCTTTCACATCACTAAGAAGTTTAACAATACCCTCTTCAATTGCTTCTTGTTCTGTGTGAAGATTGTAACTTGCTTTGATTAAAACCGTATCAAGAGTCATGTTGTCACCACGAAGTCAGGCCTTTTTATACTTTGGTGTGAGAACGTATTCCTTTTTAGGAAGATAGGGTGAAAAAACAGCGTAGAGATCGCTTGACCGTCTAATTGGAGGAAGGGGGCGGGGAGAAATAATAAAAGGTCTTTGCTGATCAGCTCCAACTCCGCCATGAACTCCTGCCTGGTCCTCAAATGCGATGCATTTACCATCTATAATGTTGCCGAAAATAATGAGATCTCCTGCTAGTTTTCGTTTTGCGAAATTGAGAAGATCTTGTCCTGTTGTGTTAAAGCGTTTCATCCAAGATGCATTTCGTGGGAGAGTTGTTGTTCCTTCCTTGGAATATGCCTTGTATGTTTTTTTGTCTTTGACGAGGATAATGCCAATACCGGGGTGGCTAAGAATATTTTGAATGAGCTTCTCGTTTATTTTCTTGAAATCACTACGTTCTAGTCTACGTGAATCTTTAAGAAAATAAACTTGTGCCACATTGCTTGATTCAGCTATCACAAAGTCTTTTCCGCGAATCTTGCGAGTGGGAGCATCAGGTCTAAAGTAGATCCAAAAGGGCTTAATCACACCCCAAACCGGGGAAAGTAGTGCTTTTGCACCTCCTGAGAGAAATGCCCAAACAGCTCTTCGAATGCTTATTTGCTTTTCAGAGTACTTGGAGACTTCAACTCCTCGTGCATCTAAGAGTGTTTCAAGAAACTCCGTGAGACTCAGACCATACTTATAGGTAAACGCAACGCTATCCATCATGCCATGATCTGAATAAATGTATACATCGTACTCCTGACCTTGTTCAAGCACTTGTTTGATGATCCTTTTTATCTGAGCATCAATGGTCTTGAGCGTTCTGTACGCAGCCTTTGTTGAGGGCCCTCTTATGTGAGACATATCATCAAAATTGTTGAAATTAATATAGATGCGCGGAACACCTCTTTTAATATCTCGTCGAACTGCGGTAGCAGAAACGGTGTTTGCAAAGGCATTAAAGAAAAGTCGTCTAAACCAATAATCAGGTCTAAACGGTGTGTAATATTGCTTGGAAAATACTCTTAACCCGCCATAGTAGGTGAATTCAACGATTTCAAGCAACCACTGTGTGCTTATGCGAAACAACATACGAAGAAGAATGAGGGGGTTGATGAAACTGTAAAAGACAGCATCCCTAGCACTCATTTTAGTGGGTGTATTTCCATGTCCGAGAACAAAGAGTGTTTTATGCGCATCTCCGCTAAAAATAACGGAGTAGGCAGACCCCCCTTTAAGGATGCCGACGTTCTTGAATGCGCCTGAAATCTCTTTTGCACTTGTCGTTGAATAAAAGGAGTGAAATCTCTTTTTCTTCTTATCCACAAAGAAAAAGCCAGGAATTTCCTCATCTGCGTAGAGCAAGCCACTCTGAACGCAAGGTGTGCTAGAAGGCAAAGAACAGTTATACTCCGTAAGGATGTTTTTTTTAACGTAGTTTGAAAGAAAAGGCAGATAGCCTTTTTGCATAGCGTCAAGAAGCCGAGGGTAACTTAGTGCATCAATTTGTATAATGAGAAGTTTTCTTGTCTTCATTGAGGATTTCTTTTGTTTGTTCTGCTTCTAACAGTATTTGCTTTTTTAAGCATATCTTGTATCTTTATAAATAAAGAGGTGGGGGTTGTACTCTATGAACATTCCTCAAAGCTATCTAGATGATCTTTGCGCATTCATTGAACGCAAACATCCATCTAAAGAAGATATTGCAAAAGAAAAAGTAAGGCTGTGCAAAGAGCACAACCTAAAACGCATTCCCACAGATATTCAAATACTTCTCCACCTACCTTTTGAAAAAGCAAAACAACTCCGCTCGTTCTTACAAACAAAACCTATACGCACAGCCTCTGGTGTTGTACCGATAGCACTTATGACAAGACCTGAGCGTTGCCCACACGGGGTGTGTACGTATTGCCCAGGAGGGCCTGGTTCTGTGTTCGGGGACGTTCCTCAATCATATACGGGAAAGGAACCTTCAACCATGCGATCTATTCGTGGAAATTACGACCCTTACCTAATTGTCATAAATCGCATAGAGCAGTTCATCGTACTCGGACATGAATTTGATAAATGCGATGTAATCATACAGGGAGGAACATTTTGCGCTCTTGACAAAGCATATCAAGAAGAGTTTGTCACCCTTATTTTCAAAGCAATGAACGATTTTAGCAAGCTGTTTTTTGAAGGGGATAGTTTTGACTATGCCTATTTCAAAGATTTTTTTGAAGTGTTCGGAGAACTCGGAGATGAAAATAGGAAACAGAGAATTCATAATCGTTTGCGCGCACTTAAACACATAAACTGTGAGCAGTATTCTCGAGAAGAACTCAAAAAAATAGTTGCACAAGAACTACAAGGTGAAGAAAGTCCCTTGAGTCTAGAACGAGAACATCAACGCAACGAACACGCTAAAATTAAATGTATTGGCCTTACTATTGAAACAAAACCGGATTGGGGGCTTCTTGTTCACGGTCTTGAAATGCTAAAACTTGGATGCACAAGAATAGAATTAGGTGTTCAGACAGTATATGATGAGGTTCTTAGAAAAACAAACCGTGGTCACACACTAGAAGATACTAAAAAATCAATTCAAATCCTCAAAGACCTTGCGTTTAAACTTAACTTCCACATGATGCTGGGTCTTCCAGGAGTAACACGAGAAAAAGATATTGCATCACTAAAAGAAATTTTTGAAAATCCTTCTTATCGGCCAGATATGCTCAAAATATATCCCTGCCTCGTCATGCCAGGAACAGCACTCTACGCACAATACAAGAACGGTATTTTCACACCTCTTACCACTGATGAGGCAGCAGATATCATCGTTGAGTCCTTCAAATTCATTCCAGAATACTGCCGAGTTATGAGAGTCAACAGAGATATTCCTACCTATCGCACAGAAGCAGGTGTGGATAGGACGAACTTACGACAATACGTTGACGAACTTGCAAAAAAAAGAGGAATTACCTCAAGAGATATTCGCGCACGAGAAATCACAAACTATAAAGGAAGTGTCGGAACTCCCGAAATCAAAGTTCTTGAATATGAAGCAAGCGGAGGAGTAGACTTTTTTATCTCAGCAGAGTATGATGACTACTTACTTGGATTTGTACGTATGCGCTTTCCCTCACAAGAACTCACAAAGGAAATAACTCCTTGCTCAGCACTTATTCGAGAACTTCACGTCTATGGTCCTGCGGTTGGAGTGGGAAAACAAGAGAGGGACAAAGTGCAACACAAGGGAATAGGTAAACTGCTCATGAAAAAAGCAGAAGACATTGCAAGAAAAAGAGGAAAGAAGAAGATGTTGGTGATTTCTGGCGTAGGTGTGCGAGGATATTACAAGCAAAAACTAGGATACGTGCAAGATGGACCCTACGTATCAAAAGCGCTTTAAAATGGACGCATTACAACGTATTCAACGAGCAGTTTCTTCGTGGGAAGAAGAACAGAAAAAAAGGGGCAGACGTCGTTACTGGGATACTGCAGTTGGTATTTATGGCCCTACTTATGTTGATCTAGTCTTTCGTTTTATGAGGCAGCTTCCCATAGGGAAAAAAGCAAAATTCGTTGATTTGGGTTCAGGGGATGGTAGAGTTGTTCTCGTCGCATCTCTTTTTTGCAGCGCAACAGGAATAGAATATGATCAAGAACTTGTTGAAGTATCAAAAAGGCTAGCACAAGAAGCACAAGTGGACTGCACATTTATTCAAGGAAACATGCTTGATATGGATTTGAGCGAGTACGATATTCTCTTCATCAACCCCGATCAGGAATTTAGCAAAGGTCTTGAAGAAAAACTCCTCTCACAGATGAAACCACACCAACAGCTCTGGGTTCATAATAACATTTTTAGACCCCAAAAGCTCAAAAAGGGAAGAACTATTTGGATAGACCAGATGCCCATCACTCAGTTCACAATACCTCTTGAAAAATCTCTTAAAAGCTCTCTTGAATCAACTAAATCTCATGAATAAAGCATTAGAAGAATACGTTGCGTATATTAAAGGTAAAGACTATGCAGGGATTAGTGATGAGACTATTCTTGATCTTCTAACACCTTTTCTTGCACAGAACAAAAAACTACGCTCCATGCTTAACGATTTTGAGAGTTTCGAACCCCTTCGAAGAAATAAACAAATCGCACTTACAGCAAAAAAAGTTCGCGAGCATTTGCGTAAAGTATATGGCAGTTACCATACAAAGCAGAGCAAAAAAGTAACGTTCTTACTCAATAACCTCAAAAAAGCGGTTGAAACGAAAGGTTACGCACAAACAGAAGAAGAACACAAAGAACTCATCAAAGCACATCGCTCAACAAAAGAACGCGCTGAGTTCATAGATGAATTCTACAAAAGAATTTTTGAAGAGACTGGTCTTCCCGCTTCCATTGTGGATATTGCATGCGGTCTCAACCCACTCACCGCATTCTGGATGGCGCCTCATGAAATGATTCCAGTCATAACAGGATATGAACTCTCAGACTGGGAGGTGAAGATTATCAACGAGTACGCTAAGATCTGCGATCTTCCTATTACTGCTAAGCGGTGTGATCTCAACATGAAGATCCCTCAAATACGTGCAGAGTGTCTCTTCGCACTCAAATTCTTTGAATTAATCTCAACCAAACGTGTCGAGCAAATCATCACAAGTGCACAAGTCAACTGGATTGTTGCATCATACCCTACAAAGACGCTCAAACGCGAGAAAATGACGAAGACCACGCGAGCATGGTTTCATCTCCTCTTAAAACGTTTAGAGTACCCTTATAAACTACTTCATTTTGAAAATGAAATAGTGTACATAATAAAAAAACAGTGATTCCTTATGGCTGAAGATCGAACAAAATCAAATCCTCTTGCAAAAAAATTTGAATGGAAAGAAAAATTCATCAAAAGGTATGAAAAGCTCACAGATTTTGAAACTTTCAAAGACTTCTCAACACGGTACCCGAGAAAATCAATTCGAGTAAACACCATTAAAGCAGATGTTGAGGCGACTAAACATTCAATTGAACAAAAAGGGTTTACACTTACACCAGTTCCCTGGTGCAAGGAAGCATTTTGGATTGAAGGAGAACGACGCGATTATGGTAACTTACTCGAACACGCGCTTGGTCACATTTACATTCAAGATGCTGCATCAATGATTCCGCCAATTGTTCTCAACCCACAACCACACGAGAGAGTTCTTGATATGTGTGCAGCACCAGGCTCAAAAACAACGCAGATTGCAGCAATGATGAACAACACGGGCATAGTCATTGCAAACGACTCGGATAGTTCGCGCCTTGCAGCCCTTGGAATCAACGTCCAACGATCCGGGCTTAAGAATGTGATGATCACTAACATGAAAGGGCATCTTTTTGCAAAAACAAATCTTCTCTTTGATAAAATCCTGCTTGACGCTCCATGTTCAGGCACAGGAACCATAAGAAAATCCTTGAGAACAATTCAAAGCTGGAATCCTGGAGTTGTTAAGAAAATCTGTTCAATTCAAAAAAACCTCCTCGTAACTGCATGGAACTTGCTTAAACCCGGAGGAGTGTTAGTGTATTCTACCTGTACACTTGAACCCGAAGAAAATGAGCAAGTAGTAGACTTCGCACTCAAAAAATTTGAGGATTGCTCGGTAATTCCCTTTGAAATTAATCTTAAGAGATCTGCGCCCATCATGGAGTTTGAAGGTAAGACGTTTCATCCGGACGTACAGCACACACTTCGCATCTGGCCTCAAGACAATGATACTGAGGGATTCTATGTTGCAAAACTGCAAAAAAACGTTGATCGCCAACATAAGTAACCAACAAAGTGCTTCTTTAACGCTCTAAACCGTTTTAATTCTCTAAGAAGAAAGAGGAAAGACCAAAATCAAACACGAAGAAGTTGCCTTACTTACTTTTTTCTCTTCTCAAATAATCCCCAACATCCCAGAGGTTCTTCACTATTCCCCTCTCACCCTTTCCATACCCAAGAACTCTTTTAGCAGAATCCAAAACAATGACGAAACCCCTAACCTGAACTTGTAAGATGTCACGTCCACAAGTAAACAGAAAAGCAGTTTTTTCATCAACGGTTATTGTCTGCGCACCATTGCGCGCTGCGTATTCAAGAAGATCTAAGGAAGGCGTAAAACCTCTGCCTTGAGATCCTAAGAGCTTTCCTGCGTATTGCGCTTCAAAAGGTACCTGGTCAAGAACTTGCTTGATCTCGGGTGAGACTTCAAAGTACTGCTTTTTGAGAACTATGTGTTCAGGTGTGTCAACACCTATCTTTTGACAAAAATGGTGAAGGTCTTCCATGTTATCATCTGCC is from Candidatus Woesearchaeota archaeon and encodes:
- a CDS encoding class I SAM-dependent methyltransferase; translated protein: MDPTYQKRFKMDALQRIQRAVSSWEEEQKKRGRRRYWDTAVGIYGPTYVDLVFRFMRQLPIGKKAKFVDLGSGDGRVVLVASLFCSATGIEYDQELVEVSKRLAQEAQVDCTFIQGNMLDMDLSEYDILFINPDQEFSKGLEEKLLSQMKPHQQLWVHNNIFRPQKLKKGRTIWIDQMPITQFTIPLEKSLKSSLESTKSHE
- a CDS encoding PglZ domain-containing protein, with protein sequence MKTRKLLIIQIDALSYPRLLDAMQKGYLPFLSNYVKKNILTEYNCSLPSSTPCVQSGLLYADEEIPGFFFVDKKKKRFHSFYSTTSAKEISGAFKNVGILKGGSAYSVIFSGDAHKTLFVLGHGNTPTKMSARDAVFYSFINPLILLRMLFRISTQWLLEIVEFTYYGGLRVFSKQYYTPFRPDYWFRRLFFNAFANTVSATAVRRDIKRGVPRIYINFNNFDDMSHIRGPSTKAAYRTLKTIDAQIKRIIKQVLEQGQEYDVYIYSDHGMMDSVAFTYKYGLSLTEFLETLLDARGVEVSKYSEKQISIRRAVWAFLSGGAKALLSPVWGVIKPFWIYFRPDAPTRKIRGKDFVIAESSNVAQVYFLKDSRRLERSDFKKINEKLIQNILSHPGIGIILVKDKKTYKAYSKEGTTTLPRNASWMKRFNTTGQDLLNFAKRKLAGDLIIFGNIIDGKCIAFEDQAGVHGGVGADQQRPFIISPRPLPPIRRSSDLYAVFSPYLPKKEYVLTPKYKKA
- a CDS encoding RsmB/NOP family class I SAM-dependent RNA methyltransferase yields the protein MAEDRTKSNPLAKKFEWKEKFIKRYEKLTDFETFKDFSTRYPRKSIRVNTIKADVEATKHSIEQKGFTLTPVPWCKEAFWIEGERRDYGNLLEHALGHIYIQDAASMIPPIVLNPQPHERVLDMCAAPGSKTTQIAAMMNNTGIVIANDSDSSRLAALGINVQRSGLKNVMITNMKGHLFAKTNLLFDKILLDAPCSGTGTIRKSLRTIQSWNPGVVKKICSIQKNLLVTAWNLLKPGGVLVYSTCTLEPEENEQVVDFALKKFEDCSVIPFEINLKRSAPIMEFEGKTFHPDVQHTLRIWPQDNDTEGFYVAKLQKNVDRQHK
- a CDS encoding tRNA uridine(34) 5-carboxymethylaminomethyl modification radical SAM/GNAT enzyme Elp3, giving the protein MNIPQSYLDDLCAFIERKHPSKEDIAKEKVRLCKEHNLKRIPTDIQILLHLPFEKAKQLRSFLQTKPIRTASGVVPIALMTRPERCPHGVCTYCPGGPGSVFGDVPQSYTGKEPSTMRSIRGNYDPYLIVINRIEQFIVLGHEFDKCDVIIQGGTFCALDKAYQEEFVTLIFKAMNDFSKLFFEGDSFDYAYFKDFFEVFGELGDENRKQRIHNRLRALKHINCEQYSREELKKIVAQELQGEESPLSLEREHQRNEHAKIKCIGLTIETKPDWGLLVHGLEMLKLGCTRIELGVQTVYDEVLRKTNRGHTLEDTKKSIQILKDLAFKLNFHMMLGLPGVTREKDIASLKEIFENPSYRPDMLKIYPCLVMPGTALYAQYKNGIFTPLTTDEAADIIVESFKFIPEYCRVMRVNRDIPTYRTEAGVDRTNLRQYVDELAKKRGITSRDIRAREITNYKGSVGTPEIKVLEYEASGGVDFFISAEYDDYLLGFVRMRFPSQELTKEITPCSALIRELHVYGPAVGVGKQERDKVQHKGIGKLLMKKAEDIARKRGKKKMLVISGVGVRGYYKQKLGYVQDGPYVSKAL